A genomic region of Marinobacter sp. NP-4(2019) contains the following coding sequences:
- a CDS encoding ATP-binding protein, with the protein MILSLGLVSALQTTLIGVFAGYYLSDSLFDEIGQRALMVAKTVAAAPSVIEGIRQRDIESLNLLARRLAHTNEALFIVIGDRQAVRLAHPSADRIGHSMADDDGDDGRRALIDGESYVARAEGSLGDSMRGKAPVIEPDSGEIIGIVSVGYGVDQVNATIERYSIVLYSVVGLALLISILIAIVIAGRFKRAIFGLEPEEIARLFQERDATLQSVREGIIAINRDGIITTVNRTALETLGLDPHTPLAGRPILDVLPESDLLSVLESGTPDFDREVWLRNRQMIVNRLPVRQGADIIGVVASFRLRDEVDQVSRQLTRIQQYADTLRSQTHEYSNKLHTIAGLIQIEAYEDALNLIGSEVSDHQALIHLLLDAVPDPVIAGCLLGKYNRAREMGLHLHIDPESRMTDIPADMPRDQLVSVLGNLIDNALEATRLQTGEGGLVQLSMTDLGHELIFEVEDQGPGIPEDARQRIFEKGVSTKEGDTHGYGLYLVHQFLNRWGGSVTVEELPGKGSRFTLYLPKTSKGRDCH; encoded by the coding sequence ATGATCCTTTCACTCGGCCTCGTCAGTGCCCTGCAGACGACCCTGATTGGCGTATTTGCCGGCTATTACCTCAGTGACTCCCTGTTTGACGAGATCGGACAGCGGGCGCTGATGGTCGCAAAAACTGTTGCCGCCGCGCCCTCTGTGATTGAGGGGATCCGCCAGCGCGATATTGAGTCCCTTAACCTGTTGGCCAGACGTCTGGCACACACTAACGAAGCTCTGTTCATTGTGATCGGAGACCGCCAGGCCGTCCGCCTTGCTCACCCTTCCGCTGACCGGATTGGCCACTCCATGGCTGACGACGACGGTGACGACGGCCGACGCGCACTGATCGATGGTGAGTCCTACGTTGCCAGGGCCGAAGGCAGTCTGGGCGACTCCATGCGTGGCAAGGCACCAGTGATTGAACCGGATAGCGGCGAGATTATCGGCATTGTGTCCGTCGGCTATGGCGTCGATCAGGTGAACGCAACCATCGAACGGTACAGTATTGTACTTTACAGCGTTGTCGGCCTGGCGCTACTGATCAGCATACTGATCGCCATCGTGATAGCGGGGCGATTCAAACGCGCCATATTCGGGCTGGAACCGGAAGAAATTGCGCGCCTGTTCCAGGAACGGGACGCCACACTCCAGTCGGTCCGGGAGGGCATCATCGCCATCAACCGTGACGGCATCATCACCACTGTGAACCGGACCGCCCTGGAAACCCTCGGACTGGACCCGCACACACCTCTGGCAGGCCGCCCCATTCTCGATGTCCTGCCAGAGAGCGACCTGCTTTCGGTACTTGAATCCGGCACGCCGGACTTTGACCGGGAAGTGTGGCTGCGGAATCGCCAGATGATTGTGAACCGGTTACCTGTCCGCCAGGGCGCAGACATTATTGGTGTGGTCGCCAGTTTCAGGCTTCGGGACGAAGTGGACCAGGTCAGTCGGCAACTCACTCGCATACAGCAGTACGCTGACACCTTACGAAGCCAGACCCATGAATACTCCAACAAGCTCCATACCATTGCCGGCCTGATCCAGATCGAAGCCTATGAAGACGCACTGAACCTGATCGGCAGCGAAGTCAGTGATCACCAGGCGCTGATTCACCTGTTGCTGGATGCGGTGCCCGATCCCGTCATTGCCGGCTGCTTGCTGGGCAAGTACAACCGGGCGCGGGAAATGGGCCTGCACCTCCACATCGATCCGGAAAGCCGGATGACGGACATACCCGCCGACATGCCGCGAGATCAACTGGTCAGCGTGCTCGGCAACCTGATTGACAACGCCCTTGAAGCAACCCGCCTGCAGACAGGCGAAGGCGGACTGGTTCAGTTATCCATGACGGACCTGGGACACGAGCTGATTTTCGAGGTGGAAGACCAGGGGCCCGGTATTCCCGAAGACGCCCGGCAGAGGATTTTTGAGAAAGGCGTGAGCACAAAAGAAGGTGATACCCATGGCTATGGTCTGTACCTGGTACACCAGTTCCTGAACCGCTGGGGAGGATCCGTCACGGTTGAAGAACTGCCAGGGAAAGGCTCCCGTTTTACCCTTTACCTACCCAAAACCAGCAAAGGGAGGGACTGTCATTGA
- a CDS encoding secondary thiamine-phosphate synthase enzyme YjbQ, which produces MIWDQSFIELAPLPRGFHLVTNEVLAQAPELRNCEMGLLHLFIQHTSASLAINENADPDVRGDLERHFNVMVPEHAPHYKHTTEGPDDMPAHIKSVLIGPSLTIPVANGHLALGTWQGIYLCEHRDHAGGRRIVATLQGRW; this is translated from the coding sequence ATGATCTGGGATCAGAGCTTTATTGAATTGGCGCCATTGCCCAGGGGATTCCATCTGGTGACCAACGAGGTGCTGGCTCAGGCGCCGGAGTTGCGGAATTGTGAGATGGGGCTGTTGCACCTGTTTATCCAGCACACTTCGGCGTCGCTGGCGATCAATGAAAACGCCGATCCGGACGTACGCGGGGACCTGGAGCGACATTTCAATGTCATGGTGCCGGAGCATGCGCCCCACTACAAACACACCACCGAAGGGCCGGATGACATGCCGGCCCATATCAAGAGTGTGTTGATCGGTCCGTCACTGACCATCCCGGTGGCCAATGGCCATCTGGCCCTGGGGACCTGGCAGGGAATCTATCTGTGTGAGCACCGCGACCATGCCGGAGGCCGGCGCATTGTGGCGACGTTGCAGGGACGATGGTGA
- a CDS encoding porin, producing MTKQKRLVSCIALVVCGFSASGAFAQTTVSKLSADAPVSNVSADVYGQLNYGVLVGDSGDGSEHFIVDNDNSGSRIGAKLKGDLNDTDLVVGAHVELEYQQNPSNQVTLEERSISGEFNERQLNLFVSGGFGKLSLGQGDGAANGNIERDLSGTKVISYTNPGLVGGGLEFLDDATDTRVRLGATTSDQDFESRYSRVRYDLPSLGGLQPSISQGIKDGDDVSEVGVRFSGQFAGKISGALGYSVKDTGGQTGDVETLGGSLSWLHDSGLNLTGAYSTSSDDDDANPDSDFYLAKVGYMIGKHAFDIHYAETEDRAQKGDSAESVGVGYVFTPIKWFEAYAGYNNHSLDRRGADFDDVDTVLVGGRLKF from the coding sequence ATGACAAAACAAAAAAGATTGGTTTCATGCATCGCATTGGTTGTTTGTGGTTTCTCCGCTTCAGGTGCGTTTGCCCAGACGACGGTCTCGAAGCTCTCAGCGGATGCGCCGGTGTCGAATGTTTCTGCGGACGTGTATGGCCAGCTGAACTATGGCGTGCTGGTCGGGGATAGTGGTGACGGCAGTGAACACTTCATCGTCGATAACGACAATAGTGGGAGCCGGATCGGCGCCAAATTGAAAGGCGACCTGAACGATACGGATCTGGTGGTGGGTGCCCACGTTGAACTGGAGTATCAGCAGAACCCCTCGAATCAGGTGACTCTCGAAGAGCGCTCGATCAGTGGCGAATTCAATGAGCGTCAGCTGAACCTGTTTGTCTCCGGTGGATTTGGCAAGTTATCACTCGGTCAGGGTGATGGGGCCGCGAACGGCAACATCGAACGGGACCTGTCGGGTACCAAGGTTATTTCGTATACCAACCCCGGACTGGTTGGTGGCGGTCTGGAGTTCCTGGATGATGCCACCGATACACGGGTCCGCCTGGGGGCGACCACGAGCGATCAGGATTTCGAGAGTCGGTACAGTCGTGTGAGGTACGATCTGCCATCGCTGGGCGGGCTGCAGCCTTCCATAAGCCAGGGCATCAAGGATGGTGATGACGTCTCAGAGGTCGGGGTACGCTTCTCTGGCCAGTTCGCGGGCAAAATCTCCGGTGCTCTCGGTTATTCCGTCAAGGACACTGGCGGGCAAACCGGAGACGTTGAGACCCTGGGTGGTTCATTGTCATGGTTGCACGACAGTGGCCTCAACCTGACCGGCGCTTACTCAACCAGCAGCGATGACGACGATGCCAATCCGGATTCCGATTTCTATCTTGCTAAGGTGGGATACATGATCGGAAAGCATGCCTTTGATATTCACTATGCCGAAACGGAAGACCGTGCTCAGAAAGGGGATTCTGCGGAGTCCGTAGGCGTTGGTTATGTCTTTACCCCGATCAAATGGTTCGAGGCCTATGCCGGTTACAACAACCACTCACTGGATCGTCGGGGTGCCGACTTTGACGATGTGGACACAGTTCTGGTCGGGGGGCGGCTTAAGTTTTGA
- a CDS encoding HD-GYP domain-containing protein: protein MPHNHEAMLQLNQATSLAEKLVHLHQVTKEKYPFITRISVALYDSGTDLVRTFIYSGETSPLNHYQAKLERCHSLKVLAEKGTYRLEQDLSVFADSHKIHAMKIYQAGYRGSYTLPLLFEGELLGFIFFNTSRENAFFPDCLSYLDLIGELVGLLLFSSISTVRTLLSTVKSALDLTFSRDPETGGHLHRMSRYARTIAREMASVHERDDQFSEYVYLFAPLHDIGKITIPDSILLKPGKLTEAEFEKMKEHAENGRKLAQRLITNYGLSGVPHLNILLNIVGSHHEAWDGSGYPEGLSGEDIPLEARIVAVSDVYDALTSRRPYKEPWTVEESVAELRKLAGKKLDPACVNALLLNLNEVLEIQSSFLDDDDEPAEATGLA from the coding sequence ATGCCACACAATCACGAAGCTATGCTGCAATTGAACCAGGCAACATCGCTGGCAGAGAAACTTGTCCACCTGCACCAGGTTACCAAAGAGAAATACCCCTTCATCACGCGGATCAGCGTGGCTCTTTATGACAGCGGCACCGACCTTGTACGCACCTTCATCTACAGTGGAGAGACCTCTCCGCTGAATCACTACCAGGCCAAACTGGAGCGCTGCCACTCCCTCAAGGTTCTGGCGGAAAAAGGCACCTACCGCCTGGAGCAGGATCTGTCGGTATTCGCTGACAGCCACAAGATCCATGCCATGAAAATCTACCAGGCCGGCTACCGCGGCAGTTATACGCTACCACTGCTGTTCGAGGGAGAATTGCTGGGATTTATCTTCTTCAATACCAGCCGTGAGAACGCCTTTTTCCCGGACTGCCTGTCATACCTGGACCTGATCGGCGAACTGGTGGGGCTGCTGCTGTTCAGTTCCATCAGCACCGTCCGCACCCTGCTGTCCACGGTCAAGTCCGCTCTGGATCTGACCTTCTCCCGGGACCCGGAGACCGGCGGTCACCTGCACCGGATGTCCCGCTACGCCCGCACCATTGCCCGTGAAATGGCATCGGTTCATGAGCGGGACGATCAGTTTTCCGAGTATGTATACCTGTTTGCACCTCTACACGACATCGGCAAGATCACCATACCCGACAGCATCCTGCTCAAGCCCGGCAAGCTGACCGAGGCGGAATTCGAAAAAATGAAGGAACATGCGGAGAATGGCCGCAAGCTGGCCCAGCGGCTGATCACCAACTATGGATTGAGTGGTGTTCCCCATCTGAATATCCTGCTCAACATCGTCGGCAGTCACCATGAAGCCTGGGACGGCAGCGGATACCCGGAGGGTTTAAGCGGCGAAGATATCCCGCTTGAGGCACGCATAGTGGCCGTTTCCGATGTGTACGACGCACTCACCAGCCGCCGTCCATACAAGGAGCCCTGGACCGTTGAAGAGTCGGTGGCGGAACTGAGGAAGCTGGCCGGGAAGAAGCTGGACCCGGCCTGTGTAAATGCCCTGCTTCTGAACTTGAACGAGGTGCTGGAAATTCAGAGCAGCTTCCTGGACGATGACGATGAGCCCGCCGAGGCCACTGGCCTGGCCTAG
- a CDS encoding Bug family tripartite tricarboxylate transporter substrate binding protein, which produces MTIKRTLSFVAAATFSMSALAWQPSGKVECIAPSDPGGGWDFTCRSVGNVLRELGLIDGTVQTVNMAGAGGGVAFAHTVSKRAEDDKLIVAASTATTTRLAQKQFPGLNADMVSWVGALGADYGVIAVGNNSEYQDLNQLLDVVKANPKSVKFAGGSARGGWDHLKVLITAKAAGADQLPSIPYLSYNNGGEAMTQVVGGQVDAFTGDLSEVTGFMESGDLRVLAVLADERVPGDFAEIPTAKEQGINAVGPNWRGFYMPKGASEESKTYWTKTVDTLYASEEWKKVMKANGLIPFHPPAGEFDSFVREQVQDIENLSREIGLLK; this is translated from the coding sequence ATGACTATCAAACGAACGCTTTCCTTCGTGGCGGCCGCCACCTTTAGCATGTCCGCGTTGGCCTGGCAGCCTTCCGGTAAGGTCGAATGTATCGCGCCTTCCGATCCGGGCGGCGGTTGGGATTTTACCTGCCGCAGTGTCGGCAATGTCCTGCGGGAGCTTGGCCTGATCGATGGCACGGTACAGACAGTGAACATGGCTGGAGCCGGCGGCGGGGTTGCCTTTGCCCACACCGTCAGCAAGCGGGCCGAGGATGACAAGCTTATTGTGGCCGCATCCACTGCCACCACCACGCGGCTGGCGCAGAAGCAGTTCCCGGGGCTGAATGCGGATATGGTGAGCTGGGTTGGCGCATTGGGGGCGGACTATGGCGTGATTGCCGTGGGCAATAACTCCGAGTATCAGGATCTGAACCAGCTTCTGGATGTCGTCAAGGCGAACCCCAAGTCGGTAAAGTTCGCGGGCGGCAGTGCCCGGGGCGGATGGGATCATCTCAAGGTTCTGATCACTGCCAAGGCCGCCGGTGCCGACCAGCTCCCGTCAATTCCCTATCTTTCGTACAACAACGGCGGCGAAGCCATGACCCAGGTGGTGGGCGGCCAGGTTGATGCCTTTACCGGAGACCTCTCCGAAGTCACCGGTTTTATGGAATCCGGCGACCTCCGTGTGCTGGCGGTACTGGCGGATGAGCGTGTGCCGGGCGACTTTGCAGAGATTCCGACGGCAAAAGAGCAGGGCATCAATGCGGTCGGTCCGAACTGGCGCGGTTTCTACATGCCGAAGGGCGCCTCTGAAGAATCAAAGACCTACTGGACGAAGACGGTCGATACCCTTTATGCCAGCGAGGAATGGAAAAAGGTTATGAAGGCCAATGGTCTGATCCCTTTCCATCCACCCGCGGGTGAATTTGACAGCTTTGTCCGGGAGCAGGTGCAGGACATCGAGAATCTGTCTCGCGAAATAGGGCTGCTCAAATGA
- a CDS encoding tripartite tricarboxylate transporter TctB family protein encodes MTGFGDRILGLGLMVLAVAYGWVAQQWPEPFGGAETVGPETFPTILAVVLVAGGIYLMIKPDPDAQWPLGKSALELVVSLLVLVVYAMLLEPLGFVISTTLAVGALSWRMGANPRSAFVTGLISAVVVFVLFNYGLSLNLPAGLLEVH; translated from the coding sequence ATGACTGGCTTCGGTGATCGAATTCTTGGTCTTGGCCTTATGGTGCTGGCTGTCGCCTACGGCTGGGTGGCCCAGCAGTGGCCCGAACCGTTTGGTGGCGCCGAAACCGTGGGGCCGGAAACCTTCCCTACCATCCTTGCGGTCGTTCTGGTGGCCGGTGGCATCTACCTGATGATCAAGCCGGACCCCGATGCCCAGTGGCCGCTGGGTAAGTCCGCGCTGGAGCTGGTGGTGTCCCTGCTGGTTCTGGTGGTGTACGCCATGCTGCTTGAGCCCCTGGGGTTTGTTATATCGACAACCCTGGCGGTGGGCGCTCTGAGCTGGCGCATGGGCGCTAATCCCCGAAGCGCGTTCGTGACCGGTCTGATCAGTGCGGTAGTGGTGTTTGTCCTGTTCAACTATGGCCTGTCACTGAACCTGCCCGCCGGTCTTCTGGAGGTGCACTGA
- a CDS encoding tripartite tricarboxylate transporter permease, which yields METLGFLMEGFAVALTPYNLMFALLGAFAGTLIGCMPGLGPANGVAILIPLAFTLGLPPETAMILLTSVYAGAMYGGRISSILLNIPGDEPAMMTCLDGYPMARKGRAADALAISAIASFSGGLIGTVGLIMLAPVLAKFALSFGPAEYFALFLLAFATLGGITGKNPMKTVIAATLGIMISTVGIDISTGTQRYTFGVLELYEGIDFILAIVGLFAISELLFFVESRMGHGREKVSVGKLTLSFRELVTTIPTQLRGGVLGFISGVLPGAGASLGSFISYTLEKQVLGKKGKFGEGDIRGVVAPEAGNNGASSGALVPMLTLGVPGSGTTAVLLAMLISLNITPGPLMFTQNADIVWGVIAALLIGNVLLLLLNIPLVGVFVRLLSVPPMYLLPIVTMVAFVGIYSISNSTFDLYFMVAFGVAGYFLRKLEIPVVPIILGLLLGPEMEKNLGHALVLSDGDWSILWASTLAKSFWLVAGLSLALPYLVGPLLRRRMNAAMKESPVSD from the coding sequence ATGGAAACGCTCGGTTTTTTGATGGAGGGGTTTGCGGTGGCACTGACGCCGTACAACCTGATGTTTGCGTTGCTCGGCGCCTTTGCCGGTACCCTGATCGGTTGTATGCCGGGGCTCGGCCCCGCCAATGGTGTGGCCATTCTTATTCCGCTGGCATTCACCCTGGGCCTGCCGCCGGAAACGGCCATGATTCTGCTTACCTCGGTATACGCGGGGGCCATGTATGGCGGCCGCATATCCTCCATCCTGCTCAATATCCCCGGTGACGAGCCGGCGATGATGACCTGTCTTGATGGCTACCCCATGGCTCGCAAGGGCAGGGCGGCGGATGCGCTGGCGATCTCGGCCATAGCCTCGTTCTCCGGTGGTCTGATCGGGACGGTTGGTTTGATCATGCTGGCCCCGGTGCTGGCGAAGTTTGCCCTCAGCTTCGGACCGGCGGAGTACTTCGCGCTGTTCCTGCTGGCGTTTGCAACGCTCGGTGGCATCACCGGTAAAAACCCGATGAAAACCGTGATCGCCGCCACTCTCGGGATCATGATTTCCACCGTGGGGATTGATATCTCCACCGGTACCCAGCGCTACACCTTTGGCGTCCTGGAGCTGTACGAGGGGATCGACTTCATTCTCGCCATTGTCGGTCTGTTTGCGATCTCGGAGTTGTTGTTCTTCGTCGAGTCACGCATGGGCCATGGCCGCGAAAAGGTGAGTGTCGGTAAGCTGACGCTCAGCTTCCGCGAACTGGTCACCACCATTCCTACCCAGTTGCGTGGTGGTGTGCTCGGGTTTATATCCGGGGTTTTGCCGGGGGCGGGCGCTTCCCTGGGCAGCTTTATCAGCTACACGCTGGAGAAGCAGGTCCTGGGTAAGAAAGGCAAGTTCGGCGAAGGCGACATCCGCGGTGTGGTTGCGCCTGAGGCGGGTAACAACGGTGCCTCCTCGGGTGCTCTGGTTCCCATGCTGACCCTGGGTGTGCCTGGCAGTGGCACGACGGCAGTCCTGCTGGCGATGCTGATCTCGCTGAACATCACGCCCGGCCCGCTAATGTTCACCCAGAACGCTGATATTGTCTGGGGCGTCATTGCTGCCCTTCTCATCGGGAATGTGCTGTTGCTGTTGCTGAACATTCCGTTGGTCGGGGTCTTTGTACGGCTGCTGTCGGTTCCCCCCATGTACCTGTTGCCGATTGTGACCATGGTTGCCTTCGTGGGCATCTACTCCATCAGCAACAGTACCTTCGATCTGTACTTCATGGTGGCGTTCGGGGTTGCCGGTTACTTCCTCCGCAAGCTGGAGATTCCGGTGGTACCCATCATTCTCGGTCTGTTGCTGGGACCGGAAATGGAGAAGAACCTCGGGCATGCCCTGGTGCTGTCGGATGGTGACTGGAGCATTCTCTGGGCCAGCACCCTGGCCAAAAGTTTCTGGCTGGTCGCCGGGCTGAGTCTGGCGCTGCCATACCTGGTTGGCCCCCTGCTGCGCCGTCGCATGAATGCTGCCATGAAGGAAAGCCCGGTCAGTGACTGA
- a CDS encoding response regulator has protein sequence MTTIRVLIVEDDRKIAEIQRRFVERLDDVELCGIAHSLEDARDLIDVMAPHLILLDIYFPDGNGLELLRELRAKDSSSDVILITAAKEVETLRSALRGGVFDYILKPLVFERLEEAVSRYRDHLRHLSGLVQVAQKEVDALLPRSSGEDTQPARDERLPKGIDSITLDKILEVLSSGQHWSAEELGNAIGASRTTARRYLEFLVGRGELTAEVTYGNVGRPERRYHL, from the coding sequence TTGACCACCATTCGAGTTCTGATTGTTGAAGATGATCGGAAAATTGCGGAAATTCAGCGACGATTTGTTGAACGCCTGGACGACGTCGAACTGTGTGGTATAGCCCACAGCCTCGAAGACGCACGAGACCTGATCGACGTGATGGCGCCGCACCTGATCCTGCTGGATATCTATTTCCCCGACGGCAACGGGCTTGAGCTGCTTCGGGAACTCCGGGCAAAAGACAGCAGCAGCGACGTAATTCTCATCACCGCCGCCAAGGAAGTGGAAACCCTGAGAAGCGCCCTGCGCGGCGGGGTTTTCGACTATATTCTCAAGCCACTGGTGTTCGAACGTCTTGAGGAAGCTGTCAGCCGGTACCGTGACCACCTTCGCCACCTCTCCGGCCTGGTCCAGGTCGCACAGAAAGAAGTGGATGCCCTGCTGCCCCGCAGTTCCGGCGAGGACACCCAGCCGGCCCGCGATGAACGACTACCCAAGGGCATCGACAGCATCACGCTGGATAAAATCCTTGAGGTGCTGTCATCCGGCCAGCACTGGAGTGCGGAAGAACTGGGCAATGCCATCGGCGCCTCCCGCACCACCGCCCGGCGCTATCTGGAGTTTCTGGTCGGAAGAGGCGAACTGACCGCGGAAGTAACCTACGGCAACGTTGGACGTCCGGAGAGGCGGTATCACCTTTAG